In Citrus sinensis cultivar Valencia sweet orange chromosome 2, DVS_A1.0, whole genome shotgun sequence, a single genomic region encodes these proteins:
- the LOC102628187 gene encoding uncharacterized protein LOC102628187 isoform X2: MVSRLQRRRALHRKLHILRTLTNSKSVKKSSIIMDSLLYVCKLKLKLEAIKREYSNLMAIKKAYLDLMKHNRVPKEVKVEKIGENFIVRVRCNKGENRLVSILEAFEEMGLIVRQASVSCNYYFAMEAIAVPQNPQQALEARDVAQVILKATEKQAVEWQPSKA; this comes from the exons ATGGTGTCCAGACTTCAGAGGAGAAGAGCTTTGCACAGAAAGCTTCACATTCTGCGAACTCTTACCAACTCCAAATCT GTGAAGAAAAGCTCCATCATCATGGATAGCCTGCTCTACGTTTGCAAGTTAAAACTCAAGTTGGAAGCAATCAAAAGAGAGTATTCAAACCTCATGGCTATCAAGAAAGCATACTTAGACCTAATGAAACACAATCGCGTGCCCAAG GAGGTGAAAGTAGAGAAGATTggagaaaattttatagtaaGGGTGAGGTGCAACAAGGGTGAGAACAGACTGGTTTCAATATTAGAAGCGTTTGAAGAAATGGGTCTTATTGTTCGACAAGCTAGTGTTTCATGCAACTATTATTTTGCAATGGAAGCAATTGCTGTTCCACAAAATCCACAACAGGCTCTGGAAGCTAGAGATGTCGCTCAAGTTATTCTAAAGGCAACTGAAAAACAAGCTGTGGAGTGGCAACCTTCAAAAGCTTAG
- the LOC102628187 gene encoding uncharacterized protein LOC102628187 isoform X1, translating into MVSRLQRRRALHRKLHILRTLTNSKSVKKSSIIMDSLLYVCKLKLKLEAIKREYSNLMAIKKAYLDLMKHNRVPKQEVKVEKIGENFIVRVRCNKGENRLVSILEAFEEMGLIVRQASVSCNYYFAMEAIAVPQNPQQALEARDVAQVILKATEKQAVEWQPSKA; encoded by the exons ATGGTGTCCAGACTTCAGAGGAGAAGAGCTTTGCACAGAAAGCTTCACATTCTGCGAACTCTTACCAACTCCAAATCT GTGAAGAAAAGCTCCATCATCATGGATAGCCTGCTCTACGTTTGCAAGTTAAAACTCAAGTTGGAAGCAATCAAAAGAGAGTATTCAAACCTCATGGCTATCAAGAAAGCATACTTAGACCTAATGAAACACAATCGCGTGCCCAAG CAGGAGGTGAAAGTAGAGAAGATTggagaaaattttatagtaaGGGTGAGGTGCAACAAGGGTGAGAACAGACTGGTTTCAATATTAGAAGCGTTTGAAGAAATGGGTCTTATTGTTCGACAAGCTAGTGTTTCATGCAACTATTATTTTGCAATGGAAGCAATTGCTGTTCCACAAAATCCACAACAGGCTCTGGAAGCTAGAGATGTCGCTCAAGTTATTCTAAAGGCAACTGAAAAACAAGCTGTGGAGTGGCAACCTTCAAAAGCTTAG